Within the Leisingera thetidis genome, the region GCTGGAGCACGACAAGACCGCAACCGAGGGCCAGCTGGCGCCGCGCTTCAACGCGCTGGTGCGCAAGGAGGCCTGTGCCGATGTCGCGCTGGAGATCGATCTGGGCGCGGTGCTGAAGCTGGGCCGTTCCGAGATGATGTCCGGCGGGCGGCGCAAGCAGGCGCTGTTGGGCGACGCGATGGAGGCGGTGATTGCCGCGGTCTACAAGGACGCAGGTTTTGAAGCCGCAGCCGCGATAATCCTGCGCCTGTGGGGCAGCCGCATCCATCAGGTCGAGACCGACGCGCGCGACGCCAAGACCTCCCTGCAGGAATGGGCGCAGGCGCGCGGGCAGAAGCCTCCATCCTATGTCGAGGTCTCCCGCAGCGGTCCGGATCACGCACCGGTCTTCACCATTGCGGCCCGGCTGCAGGACGGCACCGAGGCCCAGGCCACCGCAGGCTCCAAGCGTCAGGCCGAACAGGCCGCGGCCAAGGCACTGCTGGACCAGCTCGGCTAAGCCTCTCAAACCACCCGGATATAGCCCGCGAGGCCGGTTTTCTGGTGCTCGATCACATGGCAGTGGAAGGCCCAGTCGCCCGGGTTGTCGGCGACCAGCGCAATCTCGGCCACTTCGTCCTTCAGCAGCAGCATGGTGTCGGTGACCAGCGGCGGCAGCCTGCGCAGGTTGGAGCGGATCGGGACAAAGGCCAGCCCGTGCA harbors:
- the rnc gene encoding ribonuclease III → MKLSKELRAFEERIGHRFARPDLLQRAVTHASVSSPNRKDNQRLEFLGDRVLGLVMATALLEHDKTATEGQLAPRFNALVRKEACADVALEIDLGAVLKLGRSEMMSGGRRKQALLGDAMEAVIAAVYKDAGFEAAAAIILRLWGSRIHQVETDARDAKTSLQEWAQARGQKPPSYVEVSRSGPDHAPVFTIAARLQDGTEAQATAGSKRQAEQAAAKALLDQLG